From the Salvelinus alpinus chromosome 12, SLU_Salpinus.1, whole genome shotgun sequence genome, the window ATGACATTGGTTTCCCAAGGTATTAATGCATTATGACATTGGTTTCCCAAGGTATTAATGCAGTATGACATCGGTTCCCCAAGGTATTAATGCATTATGACATTGGTTTCCCAAGGTATTAATGCATTATGACATTGGTTTCCCAAGGTATTAATGCATTATGACATTGGTTTCCCAAGGTATTAATGCATTATGACATTGGTTTCCCAAGGTATTAATGCAGTATGACATCAGGGTTATTTCCCCTAAGTAATTAATTGTGATGTAACAGACTGACTGAGTTTTAAAATAACATTTGTGAGTAGTTGGGTTGAACAGTTTAGAGTAAAACATAATAATGTTTGACCTAGTGTTGACCCTGTGATCGCTCCCTGCAGGAGGAGAAGCTGGACGGTGACAACCGCTACTTCTGTGAGAGCTGCCAGAGCAAACAGAACGCCACTCGACGCATCAAACTGCACAGCCTCCCACGCGTACTAAACCTGCAGCTCATGCGTTTTGTCTTCGACAGGTCAGTTTGATTCATTCATTCAGTCTGTCGTTTTGTAGAAGGGTCTCTAGTCTACCATCCCTCAGCCCACAACTAAAAACGTACATACCTTCACTAGTAGTGGCCATATGCAGTATCACTAAGGGTCAATGCAACACTCTAACTCAGTACTGTTGCTGAATGTTGTCTGTCTTCTGATTCCCAGACAAACGGGTCACAAGAAGAAGCTCAACACCTTCATCAGTTTTCCAGAGCAGCTGGACATGGGCCCATTTCTGGAGGGAAAAGGTATCGCCAGCCTTGCAATGGCTCAATACACTGTCCTCATTCTATACATGTGGCCGAATATGTAATGATAAAGATACATGACCCAAGTTCTGTGACAATGGTATGATAAAAGCGATCCCTTTACTATGCATTATGACATACAGATACACATAATCCATGCTGTTTGTTTTGGGTCTCTTTGGGTGGCGTCCCCAGAAGATGAGACGTGTGTGTACGAGCTGAGTGCGGTCCTGATCCACCGCGGGGTTAGCGCTTACTCTGGTCACTACATTGCACACGTGCGAGACGCCCGCACCAGCGACTGGTACAAGTTCAACGACGAGGAGATTGAGAAGATGGAGGGCAAGAAGCTACAACTGGGCATCGAGGAGGACATCGGTGAGCCTCCCTGCTCCTTTCTGCATTAGTCCACTTGTGCCCCCTTAaaacctcttctcccctctcctccccgtcACTTCCCTGAATTGTAGCTGTATTGTTTTGTAATACAGCTTGGTTAAAAACTGACTGTTGTTTGGTGGTAAAATTCTCACACCCACTCCCTTAATAAATCAatatttatttaaagtgcatcTAAAATCGTAATACTTTACAGTAAAACAACAAATGTAGGAGATAAAATAAAAACCATACAGGAAGAATAAAGGAACTTACCACTCTTCAACATGGCTTCTCTTATACCTGTTCTCTGCTACTGTTCTGATCTTTCTCCAGCCGAGACGGTGAAGTCCCAGACCCGTAAGCCCAAGTGCAGTAAAGGATACCACTGCTCCAGGAACGCCTACATGCTGGTGTACAAGTGCCATAGAGAGGAGGACACTGACCCCATGGAGACCAACGTTGACGTGCCAGGTGAGGATCTAACTAATGGACTGCACCTGGTGATGACTGTAGTTCAATACATGATGTACAAGGTAAGAACTGAGCTAGCTGGATAGCTCCAGTGTGTACAGCCCTTTGACATACTTTATTAAAATGATCAACCAAAGTTACCACCCCAGGGAAAAATAGGTAAGAAGAAATGTGTAGGCGGCTAAAGCTATTCCCCCGTAAGACTTGTATAGTTGTATATTCCCTGCAACTAAAGTCAGCTAGATATGCGTGGTACACTACCCGTTGCTGCAGAGGTGACGTGGTTAGAATGTTGTTTGTATGACCTTTGAACCCAGCAACGGTAGCTGTAATATCAGTGGGAGCCCTCTATCTGTGCCAGGCTTTCTGCAGAGGCTGGTGGACCGAGACAACAGGAAGTTTGAGGAGTGGTGCCTGGAGATGGCCGACATGCGCAAGCAGAGCGTCGACAAGGGCAAGGCCAAGCACGAAGAGGTGAAGGAACTCTACGAGCTTTTACCTGCGGAAGACGGTCGGTTAAAAACATCCCCTTACCCCAGCTATCACAATATTGCAATATGAAAGTAGTTATTTGTTCATGATGTtgtataatgcattataactAGGGCTGTTAAACGATTAAAATAATTAATCGAGTTGATTGCAATAGTTATTGCAGTTTTTGAATGTGCTCAAATTTGGCCCTAAATGATTTTTCCATTTTAAAAAGCAGTGCATTGAGTTACAAGCATACTATGTTTTGATTTGTAAGGGACGGAAACACAAAATGATCTACATCCGAATGTTTTAATAGCATTTTCCCCTTAAACACAAGTCACTGTAACATACAGCTATTTATGCTCCATATGTTTAAGTAGGCCTAGTCTCATCAATGTTCTTGAAGTTTAACACTTATGCACAACACAAAGCTTTAAGtactgttactgctgcaggcATTCTAAATGAGTGACTACAGGAAAAATCTGGCTCTATGGATACAAAGAGCTTTTAAATTTGTCCAACAATCTTATGAAAACACTGTAACCATCTGTACTGTTCAGGGCcctgtttcccaaaagcatcttaaggctaataAGTTCATTGTTAGAACCTTCATAGGAGCCTTGTTAAATCTCCCAGTTGTTTCCCTAAACACTCGTTATtaacgttgcacttgaaaacgctCGTAATTTAACGCCTGCCTCAGAtcactcgtagaacagctaagtgcgtCGTTAGATGCTTTTTGCCCTCCcgcgtcactttatacacagaaagTATACTAGAAACATAGAATCCCGTGGTTtaactgtctctctgtgactGCCGATAACTTCAGAACATAGTGCGAACAACATGCGACGTATAAAAATATGCGGcaaatgaaaaccgagatgacgcattaaaatataaacagtagactataggcctatttcattcatattaaaataaatgtaatgtTCAATCTATCGAGTTATATTTTGCTACTTGTAGGCAACTGTCTGTAATTTATTTCATTATATATCATGATGTATTGCCAAAGGTGCGCAATTTTGTACCAAATCTGTgatattttttttgcatttttatTAGGTAGCCTAAGTAATTTGAATAAGccacctcaatatttgcagcctcAGTTGGTAATATCTCCCAAGGAGCTGATCATATTAGCTGATCCGAGAGCAACACTCCTTTTCTATCCTGTCAATATCGACACATGCTCCAACGACGCACTTAGCGACTTCTCAGTGCATGGTGTTTTGGGTAACACATATTAGAACTTCGGCcattgtaggaaagatgcatcatTAAAACACTCCTAAGCCTACGTTGCATCACTATCGGGGAAACTGGGCCCAGATAATTTTAAGTAGCCTATTCCTTCTCAGTTCTTCCTGTGCCATCCAATTTTGTGGTCAAGTTATCAGGTTGCTAGCTAGAGGCACACGGCCTTCAGTGACGTAAAGGCACAAGTATTGGCTGTAGTTGTGTTCTGCGCTTTAAAAGGGTCAGTACGGAAACACCTGCGCTTCAAAGGTTCCGCCCGGTAAAGAAATGGAGTCGCGATTAACGGCGTCAGAAATAATTTGCGGAGATAATTTTGACAGCCCTAATTATACCACATCCCTGGTATACTATGCAGGTGCATTAACAGTAGCTTTGCTTACTTTGTAAAGAAACAAAGGCACACAAGAATATAGCTCTGATGTATTTACAATAAATGTTGTAAGAGTGCAATATACAGTGTGTTGCCCCTTTTCTTTATCCAGAGTTATTTTGCCCAGCACTGAAGTTCAACTAAGATGTCCATCTTACAAGGTTGAGGTCCGGGTCGAGTGTttcatgtttgtgtgtttgttccaGGCCAGCAGTATGAGTTTGTGCCTCTGGAGTGGTTGAAGAAATGGCTGGACGACTCGACGGTCACTAAAGAAATCGACAACGGCAACTTCCTGTGTTCTCACGGTAAACTTCACCCAGACAAGGTGGGGGAGGCCAAGAGGATCTCTGTTAAAGCAGCAGAGCTTCTCTTTGACAGATACGGCGGAGGACCCAGACTAGATGGTAAGAGACATTGCTGATATGCATGGATAGTCTCAGCTCCTCtctgtgacctctgaccttgtgtgtgtgtgtgtgtgtgtgaccctgtgTCCAGGGTCAACTCTCTGTGAGGAATGTGTGGGCCAGAGATGCAGGGTGCTGCGGCTAAAGAACCAGCTGGCCGAGAACTACAAAGAAGTCACCAACCTTGTCAAGGGCCCGCCCAAAAGGTAACCACTCACTCACACAGATTAATGGCAACGTTTTGTGTTCGTAAAACAGTCCTCGCAGTGCAGAAAGTTAGACAAAATAACAGTATCTTTTATTGATCCAGACATGTTTGTAGTACTGCAGCTAGCGATTGCAGTTTGCGCAATGTGTGTATGTTCTAATATCTCACCCCTATCTGACAGTGATGGGGGGTACTGGGTGGGCAAGACGTCTCTTCGGAGCTGGAGACAGCTGGCCTTGGAGCAGCTGGATGAGGACGAGGAGGAGACCAAACACATTGACGGCAAAACCAACGGAGAGGGACCAGAGATCACTGATACTAAAGGTACACAAACCAGCAGAGGTCAGAGTACAATTTGGAAAACTACTTCTCACAATGACATGTAGAGTAGGTAACTACAATATTATTAGAATCATGTCAGAAATAACATATATTCACCTCCTTTGTGCGGAGATCATGATTGATTAGATTGGTTATTGCTGTCTGGTTCTTTATCAGTGTGGCCCAGTATTGTTTGACTATTGCTGTCTGATTCCAGAGTACGGCCCAGAGAACCAGGATGAAGACGAGGAGGAGATGAAGACCTTCAACGAGGACATCCTCTGTCGGCATGGTGGTCTGAATATCCTTGAGAGCGAGAGGCGGCTGGTGACGGAGGAGGTGTGGTCCAAACTGAGGGTGTATTTCCCCAGAGCCCCCCAGTTCACCCAGCTACAGGAGCCCTGTCAGCAGTGCCTGGTAAGAAGGGATGGACCGAGGTGGTGGGAGGGATAGAGatactgttgtctctctctccctactcctcTCTAGCCTtgtaaatggaaaaaccaaattGAGCTGATCACATTCCTATTAGCTGTGTGGTATCCCTGTGGGTTTTCCTGTAGAGGCTGGAGCGTGAGGGGAAGGAGAATGAGGCTCTGAACAGGATGATGGCATCAGAACAGAAGAGCTCCCTCCTCAACCTGTTCCAGGAGAAGAACAGACCCACACTAACCAAGTGGCCACAGGTAATAACTGTTAGTGCACAGGTAATAACAATACAGACTGTAATTTTTGGTGAgtggacatttacaagcgaatATGAACGAGACATTGTGCAAATTATCAAAGTTTTGACGcatgcttgtctgaaggaagaacagtcctggctctggagcagcatgtgACAACGCTGTGTCTGTGGAGTCGCTAGGGTAACTGGTCTGCCTGCTCTGCTCAGAGAATGGGTGGGGGGAGCAGATGGGCCgagaatggagaggagaaaaAACCGCAAGGAAATCAAGATGGTTTGGCAGCGGTACAGATTTCTCAAACACAGCAGAAAGCTAACGATTTGCCTCATGTCTCATTCATTCACCCActtagtggcaagaaaaagtatgtgaaccctggaaatacctggatttctgcataaactggtcatacaatttgatctgatcttcatctaggtcacaacaatagacagtctgcttaaactaataacacacacacaattatacgTGTTCCTGTCTTTATTgtacacaccgtgtaaacattcacagtgcagggtggaaaagtatgtgaacccttggatttaataactggttgaccctcctttggcagcaataacctcaaccaaaagTTTTCTggagttgtggatcagacctacaCAGCGGTAGgtttttggaccattcctctttacaaaactgtttcagttcagtaatattcttgggatgtctggtgtgaactgctctcttgaggtcatgccacagaatctcaatcgggttgaggtcaggactctgactgggccactccagaaggcgtattttcaaGCCATTCTGTTGATGATTTACTTCTTCTATTatttgggtcgttgtcctttgcatcacccaacttctgttgagcttcaattggcggacagatagtgtcatctgtccacagaatattttgccagtatcgcagaacatccaggtgcacttttgcaaacttcagacgtacAGCCATGTTTTTTTGGGACAGCAgaggcttcttccgtggtgtcctcccatgaacaccattcttgtttagtgttttacgtatcatagactcgtcaacagagatgttatcatgttccagagatttctgtaagtctttagctgacattctaggattcttaacctcattgagcattttgcgctgtgctcttgcagtcatctttgcaggacggccattCCTAAGGAGAGTAGCAACATTGCTGAActttgtctataaatggagaatgTCTTAACacggactgatgaacatcaaggcttttagagatacttttgtaaccctttccagctttatgcaatgCAACAATTCTtaatggttcacatcaggcaatgcttcttgtgaatagaaaactcacattttgtgagttttttttatagggcaaggcagctctaaccaacatctcaatgattggactccaggttatctgactccaattagcttttggagaagtcattagcctaggcgttcacatactttttccaacctaaactgtgaatgtttaaattatgtattcaatatacagACCTGCCAACATGCACGCATTTTGCCCAACTACGCAATTCTCTGTCCATGTACGAAGGTATGAGATCCGAGTTAAAAGTACGCAGTTTGGTGACTGTCAGCTGTACGTAAACACATGGACAAATCCCTTTTCGACTCCGTGTGTTGTGGAAAGGTAAACACTAATTGTttcaagctaacgttagcgaacATAAGATGGACATTCAGTGGGCTCTAAAGTGCCAGCAGTTCACTCGCATTTGCTAGTGAAATAAATTAAATGCAAATACGAAAAATAACTGGTCGCATTTGTGCGAGTGTGATACACATTTAATTCTGCGTCCCATTGGTTGTATTTTCCACGTAACATTACGAGGATCACGCAACCTGATATACTGTAACTGTAATTATGATCCACGTCACAAAAAGCATTACAAAAGtataatcaaaaataaatataaacataTTGGCATTAAATGGAGTCGGGAGTTTAGAAGACTGTGCTATGTAGAATGAATGAGTGTCCGGTATTGGCTATAGAGGCAATGCATCTAAAATGCCTTTGCAGTAGATTTGAGATGTTATCAATTTCGAAAATCTGAAATGATGTATTCGCTGCAAAGAAATACAATAGGCAATTTAGGCTGAAACACCGGACTCTAGCGAActgcgttcagattccctttgcggtagcctacttaAGCTTTGTGTTGCCAGTTTGCGGTCTGTGTCAATGCGATCATTTGTTTTTATGTTTTCAAAGTGGTTTTGCTTTTTGTGATAATTAGGAACCGTGCTAAAAAGCAAACAGACTCAAAGAGAACCCCAAATCGGCGGGTGCTACGAGCGCGAGTTGAATCTCCAATTTGCTGAGCGCATCTGGTACTCTAAAAAGTTGGGACAGGTTTggcaataatttgtgtgttattagtttaagcacactgtttgtctattgttgtggcttagatgaagatcagttcaaatttgatgaccaatttatgcagaaatccaggaaattacaaagggttcacatactttttcttgccactgtagaaaACTAGCAAGTTGAATTTAGGAGTTGCTTTAATGCAGAATTCTTCACACAGAGAAAAATTATGAAACTCATAAGAAATATAATGCATCTTATTGAAATGCagcttattgtaatttctgctcgaCACAGACAAATGTTGTGtttcagttgcacttctccactgGATGAGAATTCACAAACCAATAGCACTCTGATGTGTAGCTACCTTTCTCCGGTACTTTTCAGTGTAGGTGAatgttgcactaatgtattttctgtgaaggaaaactgTAGTTGCACTCCCCGGATAACTCTGCATAAACACACTGACTTTCAATAAACACGACCCCTGTCAATACACggctggactcacctgctcccaCTTTCTcctgttgtgctatttacaaagaAACACATGACTGGCTCATTTGTTCTGGGGAACTGTTTTATAATGTAAAATAATTTGAGCTGTGAAATGAACGCAATCTGCTTTAACTCCTaacatattgcacaagttgactgcaggtgtttacttaaaaagtagctacaattGGGTGGTGCagggtctaaggtactgcattgcagtgccactagagattctgggttcgagtctaGAATGTCGGAAGAACCatggggcacaattggcccagcatcgtccaggttaggggaaggtttggccggcagggatgtccttgtcctatcgcacactagcgactcctgttgcgggccgggtgcagtgcatgctgacacggttgccaggtgtacagtgtttcctccaacacattggtgcggaagGCTTCCGGCTTAAGTGGGCAgtttgtcaagaagcagtgcggttggCTTATGTTTctgaggacgcacggctcttgaccttgagctgcagcgatgagacaagactgtaactaccaattggaaaccacgaaattggggagaaaaaggggtaaaaaaaaaaaaaaaaaaaaaaaagtaactaCAATTATTAAAATGTATGAAAAACCGTCAAAAAAATTGTTACATTATTGACCATCCTGTGGCTTTTtcgaaataccccggtatactgcCCAAGCCTACTAGACAAGTAATAAGTTAGTACACGTGTAATAACACAGGTTATTACATGAGTAATTACAGTAAGTACACTGGTAATAACACAGGTAATAATGGTTATTGCACAGGTAATAAGAGGTATTAACAGTTTGTACACTTGATAGATATCTTATTGGCTGAACTGAATATTTGTTGATGACATGTTGACATACTGATGAATCCAATCTTTGTTTTAGGAGACGGACATTCTTTACATAGTTCCTCTGTTTTTTGTGGACGAGTGGAGAAAGTTCATCAGGTAAGTCCAGTCCGAATCCTACTGTTGTTTTTTGAGTGCTTCACCATTCAAACAGCCAAAGAAGACATGAATGacttctctcatctcctccctccctctctgtaggAGGCCCACTAAGACCACCCCAGTGTCTAGCGTGGGGAACAGTTTGCTCCTTTGTCCCCATGGAGGCTTcatgttcacccatgactccATGTTGATGGGAGACGCCCAACAGTGAGTGACTTCACTGACCCCTCTCGACCCATGTTGTATTCATGTTTTATACAGCACTGCTCTGGTCTTTATCATCCATCCCTCCTGGTCTCATGTTGTGTTTTATACAGCACTGCTCTGGTCTTTATCATCCATCCCTCTTGGTCTCATGTTGTGTTTTATACAGCACTGCTCTGGTCTTTATCATCCATCCCTCTTGGTCTCATGTTGTGTTTTATACAGCACTGCTCTGGTCTttatcatccatccatcctggtCTCATGTTGTGTTTTATACAGCACTGCTCTGGTCTTTATCATCCATCCCTCCTGGTCTCATGTTGTGTTTTATACAACACTGCTCTGGTCTTTATCATCCATCCCTCCTGGTCTCATGTTGTGTTTTATACACCTCTGGTCTTTATCATCCATCCCTCCTGGTCTCATGTTGTGTTTTATACAGCACTGCTCTGGTCTttatcatccatccatcctggtCTCATGTTGTGTTTTATACAGCACTGCTCTGGTCTTTATCATCCATCCCTCCTGGTTTCATGTTGTGTTTTATACAGCACTGCTCTGGTCTTTATCATCCATCCCTCCTGGTCTCATGTTGTGTGCTGTTCCCTTTGCACAGTATAGCTCTTCTCTGGCCCGGTGAATGGGAGGTGATCAGCAGACAATTCCTGGTTGATCAGCCAATCTCCATCTGCCGGATCAGTCAGGCCACACCCAACGGCTCCAGTGTGGAGTACACCACCCATCCTGGTGAGATTCAAGTCCTTATGATTTCCCTCGACTGTGTGACTTAATGCTGTTATTCTGTTATGATTCTTTGAGAACTGTGCAGAGGGACTGTttgactgtgtttgtgttctgtgtCCAGAGCTTTGTAGGGACTGCAGAGAAGGCTTCATCTTCCAGCAACAGAGGGACATGAGAGAGTACGCACAAGCCACAGTCTACGTCCGCAAGGTCATAGACGACAAGAGGGTGagtgtctttctctccccttcccctctttctctctttagtaAATATGTCTGTCACAGAGTGTAATATGCAAATAGTATGAATCTCCAGAGAAGAATACAACTGCCTTCCTATTTAGATAATGGAGGCAGCTCCTGAGGTGAATGTGAGTGGGTCAGAggcagaggatgagagggaggagccTGTTACTAAGGTGGACGGAGAGCGAGACCCTGACTTTAGCCAGGTAGGACACAAACCCCTCACCTCAGTTTCACTTTTTATTGCTTATAAGTCTCTAAGAATTGAATGTTTGAGTAAAGGTTTTGTGTACTAAGCCATTTACCATTAATGTAGAAGTTAGAAGTGCTGAGAGGATGATTGACATGGATATTGCCCGATGTTTCCCTTGCTTCCTGGTCACATGATGTCTG encodes:
- the LOC139536097 gene encoding ubiquitin carboxyl-terminal hydrolase 48-like isoform X2, whose protein sequence is MARHAMAPRVQLEKAAWRWVESVRPEDIHREHIEIAYRICVPRCKRGACRRNCKGNPNCLVGIGEHAWLGEINENSFHNIDDPNSERRDKNTFVGLTNLGATCYVNTFLQVWFHNLELRRTLYLCQNARAEEHNMDSDYEPRSICEHLQYLFALLQNSNRRYIDPSGLVKALGLDTGQQQDAQEFSKLFLSLLEDTLSKQKNPNLQNVIQLQFCGQMSYVTVCNQCGRASPLPSRYYELELNIQGHKNLTECVTEFLKEEKLDGDNRYFCESCQSKQNATRRIKLHSLPRVLNLQLMRFVFDRQTGHKKKLNTFISFPEQLDMGPFLEGKDETCVYELSAVLIHRGVSAYSGHYIAHVRDARTSDWYKFNDEEIEKMEGKKLQLGIEEDIAETVKSQTRKPKCSKGYHCSRNAYMLVYKCHREEDTDPMETNVDVPGFLQRLVDRDNRKFEEWCLEMADMRKQSVDKGKAKHEEVKELYELLPAEDGQQYEFVPLEWLKKWLDDSTVTKEIDNGNFLCSHGKLHPDKVGEAKRISVKAAELLFDRYGGGPRLDGSTLCEECVGQRCRVLRLKNQLAENYKEVTNLVKGPPKSDGGYWVGKTSLRSWRQLALEQLDEDEEETKHIDGKTNGEGPEITDTKGTQTSREYGPENQDEDEEEMKTFNEDILCRHGGLNILESERRLVTEEVWSKLRVYFPRAPQFTQLQEPCQQCLRLEREGKENEALNRMMASEQKSSLLNLFQEKNRPTLTKWPQETDILYIVPLFFVDEWRKFIRRPTKTTPVSSVGNSLLLCPHGGFMFTHDSMLMGDAQHIALLWPGEWEVISRQFLVDQPISICRISQATPNGSSVEYTTHPELCRDCREGFIFQQQRDMREYAQATVYVRKVIDDKRIMEAAPEVNVSGSEAEDEREEPVTKVDGERDPDFSQIEDGAKRQRLSDGTIGAAASPSPMASGGKSGIRRSTRHRKLRGEKALIVSANQTLKELKIQIMHAFSVAPFDQNLSIDGRCLTDDSATLGSLGVIPESVICLKADEPIADYAALDDVYQVCMPEEGFKGTGLLGH
- the LOC139536097 gene encoding ubiquitin carboxyl-terminal hydrolase 48-like isoform X4, with product MARHAMAPRVQLEKAAWRWVESVRPEDIHREHIEIAYRICVPRCKRGACRRNCKGNPNCLVGIGEHAWLGEINENSFHNIDDPNSERRDKNTFVGLTNLGATCYVNTFLQVWFHNLELRRTLYLCQNARAEEHNMDSDYEPRSICEHLQYLFALLQNSNRRYIDPSGLVKALGLDTGQQQDAQEFSKLFLSLLEDTLSKQKNPNLQNVIQLQFCGQMSYVTVCNQCGRASPLPSRYYELELNIQGHKNLTECVTEFLKEEKLDGDNRYFCESCQSKQNATRRIKLHSLPRVLNLQLMRFVFDRQTGHKKKLNTFISFPEQLDMGPFLEGKEDETCVYELSAVLIHRGVSAYSGHYIAHVRDARTSDWYKFNDEEIEKMEGKKLQLGIEEDIAETVKSQTRKPKCSKGYHCSRNAYMLVYKCHREEDTDPMETNVDVPGFLQRLVDRDNRKFEEWCLEMADMRKQSVDKGKAKHEEVKELYELLPAEDGQQYEFVPLEWLKKWLDDSTVTKEIDNGNFLCSHGKLHPDKVGEAKRISVKAAELLFDRYGGGPRLDGSTLCEECVGQRCRVLRLKNQLAENYKEVTNLVKGPPKSDGGYWVGKTSLRSWRQLALEQLDEDEEETKHIDGKTNGEGPEITDTKEYGPENQDEDEEEMKTFNEDILCRHGGLNILESERRLVTEEVWSKLRVYFPRAPQFTQLQEPCQQCLRLEREGKENEALNRMMASEQKSSLLNLFQEKNRPTLTKWPQETDILYIVPLFFVDEWRKFIRRPTKTTPVSSVGNSLLLCPHGGFMFTHDSMLMGDAQHIALLWPGEWEVISRQFLVDQPISICRISQATPNGSSVEYTTHPELCRDCREGFIFQQQRDMREYAQATVYVRKVIDDKRIMEAAPEVNVSGSEAEDEREEPVTKVDGERDPDFSQIEDGAKRQRLSDGTIGAAASPSPMASGGKSGIRRSTRHRKLRGEKALIVSANQTLKELKIQIMHAFSVAPFDQNLSIDGRCLTDDSATLGSLGVIPESVICLKADEPIADYAALDDVYQVCMPEEGFKGTGLLGH
- the LOC139536097 gene encoding ubiquitin carboxyl-terminal hydrolase 48-like isoform X1, which produces MARHAMAPRVQLEKAAWRWVESVRPEDIHREHIEIAYRICVPRCKRGACRRNCKGNPNCLVGIGEHAWLGEINENSFHNIDDPNSERRDKNTFVGLTNLGATCYVNTFLQVWFHNLELRRTLYLCQNARAEEHNMDSDYEPRSICEHLQYLFALLQNSNRRYIDPSGLVKALGLDTGQQQDAQEFSKLFLSLLEDTLSKQKNPNLQNVIQLQFCGQMSYVTVCNQCGRASPLPSRYYELELNIQGHKNLTECVTEFLKEEKLDGDNRYFCESCQSKQNATRRIKLHSLPRVLNLQLMRFVFDRQTGHKKKLNTFISFPEQLDMGPFLEGKEDETCVYELSAVLIHRGVSAYSGHYIAHVRDARTSDWYKFNDEEIEKMEGKKLQLGIEEDIAETVKSQTRKPKCSKGYHCSRNAYMLVYKCHREEDTDPMETNVDVPGFLQRLVDRDNRKFEEWCLEMADMRKQSVDKGKAKHEEVKELYELLPAEDGQQYEFVPLEWLKKWLDDSTVTKEIDNGNFLCSHGKLHPDKVGEAKRISVKAAELLFDRYGGGPRLDGSTLCEECVGQRCRVLRLKNQLAENYKEVTNLVKGPPKSDGGYWVGKTSLRSWRQLALEQLDEDEEETKHIDGKTNGEGPEITDTKGTQTSREYGPENQDEDEEEMKTFNEDILCRHGGLNILESERRLVTEEVWSKLRVYFPRAPQFTQLQEPCQQCLRLEREGKENEALNRMMASEQKSSLLNLFQEKNRPTLTKWPQETDILYIVPLFFVDEWRKFIRRPTKTTPVSSVGNSLLLCPHGGFMFTHDSMLMGDAQHIALLWPGEWEVISRQFLVDQPISICRISQATPNGSSVEYTTHPELCRDCREGFIFQQQRDMREYAQATVYVRKVIDDKRIMEAAPEVNVSGSEAEDEREEPVTKVDGERDPDFSQIEDGAKRQRLSDGTIGAAASPSPMASGGKSGIRRSTRHRKLRGEKALIVSANQTLKELKIQIMHAFSVAPFDQNLSIDGRCLTDDSATLGSLGVIPESVICLKADEPIADYAALDDVYQVCMPEEGFKGTGLLGH
- the LOC139536097 gene encoding ubiquitin carboxyl-terminal hydrolase 48-like isoform X3; the protein is MAPRVQLEKAAWRWVESVRPEDIHREHIEIAYRICVPRCKRGACRRNCKGNPNCLVGIGEHAWLGEINENSFHNIDDPNSERRDKNTFVGLTNLGATCYVNTFLQVWFHNLELRRTLYLCQNARAEEHNMDSDYEPRSICEHLQYLFALLQNSNRRYIDPSGLVKALGLDTGQQQDAQEFSKLFLSLLEDTLSKQKNPNLQNVIQLQFCGQMSYVTVCNQCGRASPLPSRYYELELNIQGHKNLTECVTEFLKEEKLDGDNRYFCESCQSKQNATRRIKLHSLPRVLNLQLMRFVFDRQTGHKKKLNTFISFPEQLDMGPFLEGKEDETCVYELSAVLIHRGVSAYSGHYIAHVRDARTSDWYKFNDEEIEKMEGKKLQLGIEEDIAETVKSQTRKPKCSKGYHCSRNAYMLVYKCHREEDTDPMETNVDVPGFLQRLVDRDNRKFEEWCLEMADMRKQSVDKGKAKHEEVKELYELLPAEDGQQYEFVPLEWLKKWLDDSTVTKEIDNGNFLCSHGKLHPDKVGEAKRISVKAAELLFDRYGGGPRLDGSTLCEECVGQRCRVLRLKNQLAENYKEVTNLVKGPPKSDGGYWVGKTSLRSWRQLALEQLDEDEEETKHIDGKTNGEGPEITDTKGTQTSREYGPENQDEDEEEMKTFNEDILCRHGGLNILESERRLVTEEVWSKLRVYFPRAPQFTQLQEPCQQCLRLEREGKENEALNRMMASEQKSSLLNLFQEKNRPTLTKWPQETDILYIVPLFFVDEWRKFIRRPTKTTPVSSVGNSLLLCPHGGFMFTHDSMLMGDAQHIALLWPGEWEVISRQFLVDQPISICRISQATPNGSSVEYTTHPELCRDCREGFIFQQQRDMREYAQATVYVRKVIDDKRIMEAAPEVNVSGSEAEDEREEPVTKVDGERDPDFSQIEDGAKRQRLSDGTIGAAASPSPMASGGKSGIRRSTRHRKLRGEKALIVSANQTLKELKIQIMHAFSVAPFDQNLSIDGRCLTDDSATLGSLGVIPESVICLKADEPIADYAALDDVYQVCMPEEGFKGTGLLGH